The proteins below are encoded in one region of Chloroflexota bacterium:
- a CDS encoding DUF5615 family PIN-like protein — MNLFADESVDRQIVDRLRQAGFSVPFVAEMESGISDDIVLDRANQAQAVLLTADKDFGELVYRQKRIARGVILVRFAGLPPDRKAEITMTAIRRHENELANTFTVITAGTVRVRHNRS, encoded by the coding sequence GTGAATTTGTTCGCCGACGAAAGCGTTGACCGTCAAATTGTAGACCGTCTCAGGCAAGCCGGGTTCAGCGTACCTTTTGTCGCGGAGATGGAATCCGGTATTTCTGATGACATCGTACTCGACCGCGCCAATCAAGCGCAAGCTGTATTGCTAACGGCGGACAAGGATTTTGGTGAATTGGTCTATCGCCAAAAACGAATTGCGCGCGGCGTCATTTTGGTTCGCTTTGCCGGACTCCCGCCCGATCGCAAAGCTGAGATTACGATGACGGCTATTCGCCGACACGAAAACGAACTAGCCAACACCTTTACTGTGATCACGGCCGGTACTGTCCGCGTCAGACACAACAGATCTTGA
- a CDS encoding DUF433 domain-containing protein, with amino-acid sequence MPQPETRKWIHSDPRIMMGKPVITGTRITVELILEKLAAGETWEQILSEHPRLTSEGIRAALAFAAEALRADVIYPLEVAA; translated from the coding sequence ATGCCACAACCAGAAACACGCAAATGGATTCATTCTGATCCCAGGATAATGATGGGCAAACCGGTCATCACCGGCACGCGAATCACCGTCGAATTGATTTTGGAAAAATTGGCGGCGGGTGAAACCTGGGAGCAGATTCTGTCCGAGCATCCGCGACTAACCAGCGAAGGTATTCGCGCCGCCCTCGCCTTTGCCGCAGAAGCGCTACGCGCCGATGTGATCTATCCGCTTGAGGTCGCCGCGTGA